CTAGCATCAACCCTCCACTTTTAGGTGGTGGGTGCGCAGGTGGGGAGAAGAGTAGGAAATTACCAATTAGGGTCCATCCAAGAAAAGCTTCCAATCATGCAAATCCATTTCAGTCCTATGTTGCTCCTACTCAAGAAAGCACCCAACAAAAGACTTCTAAACCTATGTGCATGGCcactaaaaggaaaaaaaaccatatattgtatcaaacaacataatctaacacaaacaaaaaggGAAATCAATCTAAAGTGAAAATAAAATCTAGCCGTAGACGCGTGGTCCTCCTGCATCCGCATAAACTAAAACCTTTAATTATGAAAACCCTCCTTTGCTTTAAAGAAAGAGCAAAAGAAAACACCCACTAAATGAATCAGCACCCTAATACCCTATTAGTGTACCACTTAATGGAACcattaaagtaaaacataatATCATGATAAACCTACCAATAGATAGAGGGATATATGGATCAAGCCTAAAGAAGATCTATAAAAGCATGTAATCTTTAATGgaaaataatagataaattgACGAATAAAAGATCAATAAAGTTTGAAATTATTTTATGGTATGATGCTTCTGGGGACATCTTTTGGAAGAGAACCAACAGAAGTGGAATTATGTGTCCCAAAACTTTTGATCTTTtatattagaaaaagaaaagcctAAACAAAAAGAAACCAATTCGAGACTTACATATTTGAACTCTATATGCTAGATATAATATTTTCGGGAACGTTCTTTCCAGCAAAGGCAATATGTGGCCCAAGAATCTGCCAGGTTAACAACCACTTCTTACCAAAAAGAGTAAGGAAACTGTAGGGGACGTAGCTCCAGATCTTTAGCCACCAAAACCACCAATCAGTAAGATATCGTATTCATCAaacatacattaaaaaaactaaCCTCACTAGGATCCACTATGCCTTATCGTGTTACTTCACCACTACCAAACTAATATGATCATGTTGGGTTCAATATAACTTAAGCTAACTGGtttgttaataaaaatttttttgatgTTGTGGCGTATTCTTCTTTGCTCATTATTAGAATTCACAAAACATTTAACGTTAAAGGTTTCCAGAGAAGAACCTGGTACCAGATAAGGACAGTTCTGCCATCTAGAATTTCATAAAAAAGTAAACTACATAATAGTCCTAACTCCTAAAGCAAAACTCTACCAATGTCAGGCCTAAGGAGACACGTAAAAGTGTGCAATTCATCAGCTTAAGCAACTAgaattcattttataaaaagaacGGCATATGAAGCAATTAGCTACTGCAACGAAGAGGAAGTCAAGATACCAAGCTGAAAGACCAACACTATTAGCTAACCAAAAAAAACTAACCCCCCTCAATCGGATCTACATAACTCTTAAACAACCAAAGCTCGTGAATATCTATTTTTACAGGATTAAAATTTGTATTCAGTTGGTGTTTGGTACATAGTCACAGAATACGCTCAGAAATCTGTGTATTGCGTATTGGTACAAAACGTTCAAGAACACAATTCGAAAGCATTCCAAACGATGGGATACGCCAAACCGAGTTGATAGGATACGTCGAACCGAGTTGATAAGGTACGGCAAACTGAGTCCAATTCCAATCGTTGACTTCCCACTTCCAATCAACAAATTCAATTCGTTTTTtatgagttcaatttgttttatGGGCGGAAAAGATATGTCCCGGGACTTCCAGTCGACTTGTCAAAATCGGTCAAGATCTGACTTTCCCGCTAATCCGCTATTTGAAGCTCCGGTCAATGGTCAAGATCTGGTCAACTGTTGTTTAAGAAGATAGAAGAGAAGAGGGAAAAAAgagagaggagagagaaaaaagaaaaaagtatctttatataaatattacattTACGGACGAAAAATAGAATGTATCACCAGAAAACCAGAGAAAGAAGGGGAGGGATTGAAGATTAGGTTTATTGGAGTGGTAAATTTATTACCTATATTGATTAATAAGAAGTTGGAGCAAAGGATGGACTATTACATGATTAAAATCTTtacataataaaactaaaatcaaTTTCTAAGCCCATCCCCTTTGGGAAAATATGAGGAATCCCTAACTTAGGGATTGAAGATTAGGTTTATTGGAGTGGTAAATTTATTACCTATATTGATTAATAAGAAGTTGGAGCAAAGGATGGGATATTACATGATTAAAATCTTtacataataaaactaaaatcaaTTTATAAGCCCATCCCCTTTGGAAAATATGAGGAATCCCTAACTTCAAAACCAATGCCCAAAAACCGAACACTTCTATCATTTCTCCAATACCCCTAAATTTTTACTCACATTTTGCTTTCATCTTCAAGACAATTGTGTAATGTGAAGATGGATGGTTCCTGTTGTGTTAAATGTTTCGAGGATCATACTTTTAGCTCAACTTAAATGAAGATTTTTCTTGAAAGCTGGTGTTTTGGGAACTGAAAACTCTTTATTACTCCAGTGTTCTTCATTCACTTTTCATATCCTAGTGATCATATTGCTCGTTTATAGCTAACAAGTATTGaataaaagaaatttatttaacgatattaattaatttatgcaTGGCCAGGTTTCGAGACAAGGAGCATGTCGAATTTGTCGAAGACGACGACTCCAATGAGGTATCACGATATGATTCCCGAAGGTGACGGAGATGTAGATGGTACTCCCAGCTTTGCACCTAGCATATTGCCAGTCTTACAAACCAATATAGTGATAAGTGATAACTATCAGCAAGGCAAACTATGTACTGCAGGTTATGCCGAGAATCTTATCTTCAACTCATTTTTCGCGTCGTGATCTTCTTTACAGCTTACTTCCACACCTAATTGTCTTTTCCATCTCAACCTACCAAATCTGAAGCCTTATCAAGGTATTGTCTTATAAAGACCGCATACATATTCAGACGTTCTAAGCTTACACAGACAGTATAAACTAGGAACTTTATCACCCATGATAGAAGGCCTGTCCTAATGGCACTGGTAGCTCTGGTAAGAATCTCCCAAAGTATACATTAAATACACATAACCTCCTAAACCAGATTTATTCAAAGATCCAGACTACATGTCGTGACGATActgtttttgtaatcataatgATCGCATTCATTATTTCTTGGTTTTACCTTTTAACAGGCGATAGGAGCTCAAAGGAAAGGCAAGGCACTATCCCATGAATCAAACCTTTTTTTTCACCAAAATACTTATCTCACTTCTACATACCATTTTCTGCATATCATTTTTCACCAAAATACTTATACACAACAACAATActgtttttgtaatcataatgATCGCATTCATTATTTCTTGGTTTTACCTTTTAACAGGCGATAGGAGCTCAAAGGAAAGGCAAGGCACTATCCCATAAATCAAACCTTATTTTCACCAAAATACTTATCTCACTTCTACATACCATTTTCTGCATATCATTTTTCACTAAAATACTTGTACACAACAACAATActgtttttgtaatcataatgATCACATTCATTATTTCTTGGTTTTACCTTTTAACAGGCGATAGGAACTCAAAGGAAAGGCAAGGCACTATCCCATCAATCAAACCTTATTTTCACCAAAATACTTATCTCACTTCTACATACCATTTTCTGCATATCATTTTTCACCAAAATACTTATACACAACAACGGTACCCAATCCCGCCATAAGCGGGGTATGGGAAAGGTATGATGTAGACGGCCCTACcttctacccaaaggtagagaggctgcttccagaaGGACCTCCGGCCTAGGGCTTAACCCTTGAAAAGATTTTCTGCAGCAAGGCGAAGCCAAGACGAAGAGGGGAAACCTGGAGAGATCTCTCGATCTCAGATCTAGAGAGAAAAAATGTTGGTGTATTATGTTGTTTATGGCCCACTTAGGCTGCCAAGTCCAGAAGCTTCTAAAAGGCGGTGGGTCTTATTTGCTAGGGACAGCGGACCTTAATTAAACTTGGCCCAGTTTTGTTAGGTTACTTGCTGAACAAGTTTAACAAAGGAACCCTAATTTGTGTAACCTAATTATCTCTTGCACCTGTATTTTTTGAGGGACTCAATAAAGATAAACGCAACTTCCccccgtggattagttcacacggATAAttgtgagataccacgttaaatAGTTTGTGTTCTTTATCTTTCTGTTAATTCTGTTTGTGTATTGAATTAGAACCTGCAATTTATCCTAACAAAAAACTCTctctagagagagaaagagagaaaactCAACAACGTTAGGAATAAAGATTTCACCAAAATACTTATCTCACTTCTAATATACTTAAAAATCATTTTCACATGGCGAATATACTTCAGATAACTAATTTAATCATTTTCATACAAAAGTTTCACCAAAATACTTATCTCACTTctaaatatacttaaaaatcaCTTTCACATGGCAAATATACTTCAGATAGTTCACTTTCATACCAAAGTTTCAACAAAAATGCAGTGAGTGGGTATATATTCTGAAGCCAAATATTAGATATCAAATAACGATGAGCAGGTATGATGATAGAACTACAAGAGACCACTCGATTTGACTAGTTACACAACAGAATTAGCAGGGGACTTTGACTTATTTTCACAAAAACAGGCTTAAAAAGAAGTCCATAACATCCCAGTAACAATAGGTCCACATATAATGAATGAAGATACGAAAAGATATTATGTCCCAAATTTCACAAAAAGTCACGAATAAAGCACTGGTTTATCTTGCCTTCCAAACCGAAGTCTGCCTGAAGTAACATAATGTAATCTGCCCATCACCTAGGGGTGCCTTTATAAACCAAGCACGATTTACTAAGGAACTTATGGAAAGAACAAAATAGTGTTAGTTTAGTCGGTCACTTGGTTGCTATGACAAGTACTAATAGTAAAAGACCCAATTCCAGAGCCTCAACCGTGTCAGCAGAAACACTTAATATGGAACCGTAAAAGATCAGtcatggttgccacatataatGAATGAAGATACGAAAAGATATTATGTCCCAAATTTCACAAAAAGTCGCGAATAAAGCACTGGTTTATCTTGCCTTCCAAACCGAAGTCTGCCTGAAGTAACATAATGTAATCTGCCCATCACCTAGGGTCGACCTTGCACCTAGGTGTGCCTTTATAAACCAAGCACGATTTACTAAGGAACTTATGGAAAGAACAAAATAGTGTTAGTTTAGTCGGTCACTTGGTTGCTATGACAAGTACTAATAGTAAAAGACCCAATTCCAGAGCCTCAACCGTGCGCTTAATATGGAACCGTAAAAGATCAGTTATGGTTGTCCTTAACAAGGAAGAACATAGTATTCCTTCTCACTATGCTTCTACCAGATACCTCTGAAAAACATTCTACAAGACTTTGCGATGCTCACTATAAAGAGGCGGAAGAACAAGACGCCAACTTACACCATCAGACCGTTACTTTGTAATTGTTAAAATCCGAATCTAAAGACTTCGATTTTTCACCAAAATTGAAGGccaaaatttttctaagtgttgaaggtcaacaaaagtcaaaattgtgTGAATGGtcaaaatttcaacatatgaataAATTCagatttatatatgatatattgagTGGGTTCTTTTCTCATTTCCATAACACATCTTGTGACTTTCTCAATCCCCATTCATCCATTCTTGGTAAGCACCTATCTCTCTTTCTTCTATTCTCTTTTAAGTTAAACTTGTAATGGGAAGATTCTTGCTTGTGGTGGAGACAACATGGGAGGAATACATGGCTTTTGTGAAGTTCCAGGTGAAGGACGGCTCTTGTCTAAGGGACAGCTTTTGTGACCTAGAGGACGGCCTCTGACTAGAGTCGTCCGGGTCAAACGGCTACAAAGTGCTTTTTGGGTATATAATTGGTAAACTTTGCATCTCACCTCTTGCATCCACAACATCTGAAATATCACATACTTATCTTCTAAATTTCATATCTTTGATTTCAATTAGCAAGAGTGAATTTTGTAGTGAGGAGATTATTTAGTGAAATAATTGAGAGCCTCAAAGTTATATTCTTAATTACACTAGTGAGTGTGATTGGTGTGATTTCTCTTAAAGTGTCAAGAGCTTGTTTTCCTAGTGGTTAGGAAAGGTTAacatcttgaagtgtcaaggTTGTATTTGCGGAGACTCCATCGGTTTTGGAGATACTAATGCAACAAACTCTCAATTCGTGAACTGGGGAGTGGATTAAGGTGAATTCGTTAACATTCACCTCAACCACTATTAATCGTGGTGTTCTCTTGTATGGTGACATATTTTCTaactttatcttttaatttgattGTATTTGATGTATATAGTTGTTGTTGTGATATTGTCTTGCACAAACCAAGAGATAAGTCTTTgatttcaaaataatatttcaaaaagaatttaaaaattgGTATAATCTATTCACCCCCTCTAGATTACACTTACAAGAACCAAAGTATCCTTCTTCGCAACAAAAAGGTGACACTTGGTAGGAGGGCAGTTTCGACTCTAGCCAAACATTGCAAGATACTAGGAAAAGATAttgattaaaaagtaaaatgcaATATTGCAATGTATAACTAAAaatcacaaacaaaaatacatttataaaGAGTTATAGGTCAAAATTTGCAAAATAGCAGATGCGATTCGCTATTCACGATAGTGCACATTCGAATGGACATTTAATAGATAGAATAATGAACTCATAAGCTCACATGAGACGCCTAGTTGGTGCATGTCTAAACCATAAATATGTAGTGAACATTTGCATCGTCTTATAATAAAATGAGCTTAACTTACTAAAAAAGAAGCAACATCCTCacattggtggtggtggaggcaaCTTGGCCATCCTGAGCCATGTAACCAGCCCAGCAGCAAGAATTACCCATCCAAATATATCATACATTAGATCACTCCTCTTGTTCTTGGCAGATCCCTACCACACAGAACAGTTGAATGTAAATAAAAACAAGATTCAGATGAGATGATTGGTTTACTTTTCAAGGACTGatgtaaaataaacaaaatctatAGATGCCTAATGCTACAAATTCCATAGATGCCGGTACAacacctccatcctaatccccacatgatctgggcacccgaaggatcgaacccgcgtcTTTAGAACTTCACAAGTGGGCCTAGGCTTCATTAGTCACGGGCACCTTAAAGGAATTGTTTTTTGTACCAAGCAGGGATCAAACTTGGGACCTTAAGGTCACCAAGTGCTTCCCTTATCAATGGATAGACACaagttatgttttatctttagGACACGCCTCTTCCATGGACTGAACTTGAACCAAGGCATCGTGCCAGATCTGATTTTAgaaattagattttttttttcttcaaattttatgataaatggaAGAGAAAAGAAACATCAATAAAGTAAATTGGCTGGGAAGACATTGACCTGTACAACGAATCACGTATTTTGACTCAAACCTATTTTGAGTATTAACCTACACATCCATCATGACACCAATAGttgacataaaaataaaaggaatacTCATAACCTTAGCGCTTGAAGACGTAGCAGATCCTCCACCCAATGTTTGTTGAGCTTGAGCAAGTCCTCCCTGTCTGTGGATTTCCTTGTGAACCTCCGCGGCCTACAAGATTAAGTTTATAAATGTTAAAGACTGGATTCCATCATGTTTGAGAAATCCGTTGCCAAACTCTTGTTCACTATTACCAATATATGATAAGTCATTACATGTTATCTTACAGCCAATATCATGCGGCACACATGCATACATATACGTTGTCCCTCCATTCTCTAAATAGTAAATCACACAGGTTACGCGTTTCATTACCCTTCCACGaaatatttttaacatttttagatCAGAAAACTTTTCCAAATTTAGCCATAGAAATAAAGAGGTGATTATTTACATATGAGAAGCTGTACGATTTAACACTAGTTGTCTAAGCTAGACAGGAACAAAGCTAAGTCATGTAAAGTGAAATACACTGTGAGAAGTTTGTTAAACTGGTACCCCGAAACGTgcctaattaattaatgttcTGAAAAATGTATGATGTATCAATACATAAAGGTGAAACTAACAGCTGCTGGCTAATAGCAGGTTTGTAGAGGATAGCTGCCGGCTGTCGTATGCTTGTTAAAATTCTTATTACTTGGTGAAAAGACCAAATTTCACAACGAAGTAACTAACATAAGACAACTTAACAGAGGGACATGTACTTGCACCAACAAATATTTCAAAATTCTAACATATGAAGGAGTTGCAAGGCATGTAAATTAGACCAACTAATAAAAGACTACGGTAAGaaacaagtaaataaaaattGTGGATTACCTTAGCACAAGATGCCAAAGCTTGGAGATAATGCTCATTCTCTGGACACTGACAAAGTTGATCACATACATTCACAGTCAGATCTATTTAGCATATATGGTGAAAAGATATTCAACTTTTAGAAACTTATATGCACAAGCAAAGAGTAAATACCAGTTCTACAGCCTTTTCGAAATAATCAAGTGCCTGGTCAAACAGAATCCTAGCCTCTTCGTGCTCAGAGATTAAAAATCCATTGGCAGTGAGGACACTCCCTAGGCACCACAGCGCCTCATGTTTTGCAGGATTGATAGCTAATGCCTCTTCCAATTTTGACACAGCATCTAAATttcgtttatatatttttgtccaaatataagtttttgattgtGATAATATACAACAATTAAACAAAAAGGCAAAATACATAAGAAAATTGCATCAATTTCATGTAATACATGGATTTAATAACTATTAGCAACTCAGAGTATTTTTAAGCAGCTTGTCcaacaaaataaagaaaaagagtaCCTTTAAGCATCTTCTTTGATTCATTAATATTCCCGAACTGAGACAATTCCAGAAGAGCCCCGCCCCATTTTGTCAAATTCTGTAACAAAATTATACTGTCAGTTCTCAACTTCTCGTGACAAATAGAAAATTTCAAATGATCATCAATTGTGGTTAGTTTTTAGCAAATCAATGATTAAAGAGTATTTCCTTTATTAGTAGATGCTACAACCTACATTTCTTTGCACATAATGCAGCATTAGGTCTTTGACTCCTTTCTACTAGAAACctaagggcgcgtttagttgtggaaaatgttttctagttttccatttccaattttctagaaaatgaaaagagttaccatctctagaaaacaaatgaaaattttgaaaacgcgttcaaaactagaaaatggaaaacagtgagattttcaaaatttagaaaatggaaaatgaaaagtggaaaacaataaaaaaatgttttctaatttcccatagaaaagtggaaaacatagttttctgttttcatggaaaatatttttggaaaactatgatttgaacgtgttttttgttttccatgttttcttggaaaacaaaaatggaatgCAAGGGGTGTTTTTTTCCGACTAAACGCACCCTAAATCACTTCAGAAGTTTTGTCTATATAAAGTAGCACCCCgccaatattttttatttaacccaAACTAGTAACAAAAAGGTTTTTTGAATGTTCCTTATCTCAATACTTTAAGAAACATGAGCAACACTTTGCACTCACACAACCCACTCATTATGTTGTCATGTACAGACCCTTTTacaccacacacacacatgttCAGCTAACCTCGTGCCACGCTTCTATTCACAACTAAAGCATGAAAGTTTATTATGGGTTTAATGGTAGTTTAAACAGGACTTGTAAGATACTTTGAGCTACTAAATTTTTTGCTTCACAAGGCAGACTAGCAGTAGCAGTTTATTATGAACAATTTAAAAAGGTTGACTGCTTATTCAGGCAATCAAAATTAAACTGACTAACCCAAATACTTACTTGTTTCAGGTTCCATATAAAACAGTGAAGGAATTAAAACAGAATAACCCGATCCGAACAACCTCGAACCAGTGTAACCAATCTAAACAACTCCGATATACCAAAAATCATTCAACAAATAGACTTCCCCACAAGGAACACATCAACATTGCATATCTTTAATAATCTCAAACTCACAGTTGTTCAAGTAATAACCATAACATGTAGAGTATTAATCGATGAAACAAAGATTACCAATGACTCGGTGACTAGTTTATTCGATTACCACTTTTAGGTCCCCTTTATTTCAATGCACTAGTCCTAAATGAATTAATAATAAACCGAAGAGCTTCAAGGTCAAAGGTAGTGATGTTCAAACGTAAACCTAAACAAAACTTTACATAAATACAATTCAAGCTCATCACACCTCAACAGCCTGCTAAGAAGATCGAGTGTCCACCCAACTACATATTCAAACAAGTATTATCCCTTTCAACAATTAAAAaatgcattttataattttcccctttcctctttttttttttcttttccaccCTTAAACAATAGATAAtcaatcacatatatatatatataggtagagGGAGAAAGAAGGTTACGTCAGCGTCGTCAGGGTTCTTGAGGTATTCAGCTTCGGCGTTAACACGAGCATGTTCGAATATCatcattctttcaaaatcaacttGGTCcatgcttcttcttcttgttgtttTCACTACTCAGATCTGGATttgagagtttttttttattctgtTGCTAGATGATGAAAGAAAACGgttgtgtatatataggtaTAGGTATGTGTATGATCCTCCGGTGGGTTAGGGTTTATCATACAAACTGAAAGAAGCCCAAAGAGGTTTTTGgtaactttttttgtttgtttgcttAACAAGTCAACAATTTTATTTCAAACACTATTTCTACATGTCTTTACGTTTAAGTTAAACTAGTAAGGTTTTGGCCCCGCTTTGCGGGGttctatgatgcaccgaaactccaaacaggtagtCGTACTCGTTTCTGAAACTCCATGGAAACGTTTCCTCGTACGAAACATGTATGAAACATTCCCTAGAATTTTTTATAGATACCGAAACGtttctttgaagttttcataCGGTTTCCAATTAATATCAAGGTTTTAAAGGACTTTTTCTAATCCCCAAACCCAAACAtgctatattatatacaatttgatcaacattaaattttttatattccaaaaccaattattaaacactaaacattcAATGAGTGATCACTAATCAAGCATGTATTATACAgttctacatatataattatacataatctctcaagtctctctttatgaaaaaattgatgtaatttatatttgtattttttttattgccgtacccgtatcctggattttttaattttgtcgtTCCCCGTTCCCGTATCATTCCCGTACCCCTTTCTCGtacccgtttcggtgctacataggcGGGGTTGCAATTATCATGTTGATACAGTTTTGTTATACCAGTTTACTTGTGTTGAACTAACCTAataattcaaaagataaaagtgtgaaaaaccaataaataacttgaagaaaacaaataatgtttgtgcgtaaaaactaaaaaaaaccgAATCAAAAAGTTTGCAATATCTAATAAACACTTtaagtttgtaaaaaaaaataaaataaaagttgagtaaaagttttcaatatattagttgagaacacaaaagtaaaaaaactatgaaaaaatcgaaagaaaaaaactccaaacggaatacgatatggcaaaatctgaaTAGTGTTATGGGATATaagatgaaccaataaaagcaaaaaaattgtgcaagaaaccaagaaaaccgaaaggaaaaaaaactcgAACGGTTGCCGATATTACAAAATTTGAGTAGAAACGTGGGGtgtaggtgga
The sequence above is drawn from the Erigeron canadensis isolate Cc75 chromosome 4, C_canadensis_v1, whole genome shotgun sequence genome and encodes:
- the LOC122596379 gene encoding mitochondrial import receptor subunit TOM20-like codes for the protein MDQVDFERMMIFEHARVNAEAEYLKNPDDADNLTKWGGALLELSQFGNINESKKMLKDAVSKLEEALAINPAKHEALWCLGSVLTANGFLISEHEEARILFDQALDYFEKAVELCPENEHYLQALASCAKAAEVHKEIHRQGGLAQAQQTLGGGSATSSSAKGSAKNKRSDLMYDIFGWVILAAGLVTWLRMAKLPPPPPM